The window AATACCAATATTTTGCCCCTTCTCCACAGGAAACCTTGCCATCTCATGCTCTTTCTTCACGAAAAACGCGGCATACTTCCCAGCCTTTTCTCCTTCTTCGGTAACCCAATCAACAAGATCGTAAATTACCGTGCAGTTCCCCGCGGCAAAGATCCAGTTCATCGATGTCCTACCGGAGCTTGTACACATGATTCCCTTAGTCCATGGATCTGTCTGGAGAAAGTCCTTGAAAAGGTTTGTCTGCGGGATCAAACCAACGGATAGCACAAGTGTATCTACTTTGAAAACTTTTTCCGTTCCAGCTATCGGCTTGAAGTTGTCGTCCAACTCTGCGATAACCACTTCCTCGACGCGATCTTTACCACGTACTTCTATAACTGTGTGACTTAGATAGAGTGGTATATCGAAATCCTTTAGACATTGACGAATGTTTCGTTCCAGTCCTCCCGGATACGGCATCCTTTCGACAACTGCTTCGACCTTTATGCCTTCGAGTGTAAGCCTTCTGGCCATTATCAACCCAATGTCGCCTGAACCAATTATAACCGCTCGGTTACCCGGTTTTCTGTTCTCCAGGTTTATCCACCTCTGGGCAACACCGGCGGTGAAGATACCAGCCGGTCTTGTACCGGGCAGTAAAATCCCACCCATCGGTCTTTCACGTGCACCAGTAGCAACTATGAGTGTCTTTGGTTTGTACAACACGATCCCTTCTCTCGAAACAACAACCACAGTTTTGTTTTTATAATCTATTTGTTTCACAAATTGTTCACCTTTAAACTCAACATTTTCGTAGTCTCTTAAAATTGATCTGATCCTTTCCGCGTACTCCGGTCCGGTTAACTCTTCCCTGAAGTAGTGCAAACCAAATCCGTTGTGGATACATTGGTTTAAGATCCCTCCGCTCCTATCTTCACGTTCTATAACAACTACTTTCTGAACCCCTTCACGAGCCGCACCCAGTGCAGCTCCCATACCCGCAGCTCCGGCACCGATGATTAAGACATCAACAGGTATTTCCCTCATGTTCTCACCTTGCCGTACAGTATTTTTGTTTGTTCGTTGCGTAGGACTATATCGCTCACGTCAACTCCTAGTTCTCTGGCCAAAATTTTCATTATCTTGTGACCACAAAATCCTCCCTGACAACTTCCAAACATGGCTCTAGTTCGAAATTTCACACCATCCACTGTACGTGCACCACGCTTTATGGCCTCGACGATCTCACGTTCTGTTACCTTGTTACAGGAGCATACGATATTCCCAGCCAACGGATCTTCTTTGATGATTTTGTCCCATTCATCCAACGGTAATTGAACATAGCTTCTAATGCGCTTACGTATCGGGTTAAAGTTGTCCTTTCTAATGAAAGTTACCCCCATCGCCTCCTGGATTTCTTCGACCATAAAACTGGCTATTGCTGGTGCGGCAGTGAGGCCAGGTGACCTTGTTCCTATTGCGTTAAAGAACCCTTCAACTCTTGTTCGGCCAACGATAAAATCTTTGATAGGTGTTTCAGGCCTTAATCCGGCAAATGTCTTGATGGAGGAACGAAAGTCAATGTTCGGCGTCATTTTGAAAGCTTTTGCCATTAGAAATTCAAAGCCCTGGATTGTTGTGGATGTATCTTCTCTAAACTTTCGTTCTCCGGGTAGGTCAACAGCCGTCGGACCTACCAGTATACCACCGTCTATCGTTGGAGTTACCAGAGTACCTTTTCCAAGCGTTGAAGGTGTCGGAAAGAGCACACTCTTCACAAACCCACCAAACTCTTCTTTATCAAGGAGGATGTATTCTCCTTTTCTCGGATGAATTGGAAGAGTTTCGACACCGGCCATCTTTGAAACGTAATCCCCGTATAGTCCAGCTGCATTCACCAAAACGTCCAACTCAAATTCACCTCGATTGGTAACAACGCGTCTAACGTGGTTGTGTTCAACGATGATATCTTTAACTTCGGTGTTTAGGAATAGTTTCGCACCGTTTTCGACGGCGTTTTCAACGGCGGCAATCGCAATCATCCATGGCTCGATGATACCAGCCGTTGGAGCCCACAACGCAGCCAGAACTTCCTGGTTTACGTTTGGCTCGTGTGCAAGAATCTTGTCTCTATCCCAAATTTCCAAACCGGGAACACCGTTTTCGAGTCCTCGCTTGTACAGCTCTTCAATCACTCTTAGTTCTGTGTCCGAAAAAGCCAACACCAAAGAGCCGATACGTTTAAAGTCGATGTCAAGTTCCTTCGACAATGTGGTGTACATTTCGTTACCTTTCGCACAGAACTTTGCCCTTACTGTTCCAGGTTCGTCGTCGTAACCAGCGTGTATTATTGCAGAATTTGCTTTAGTGACTCCCATTCCAACGTCGAATTCTTTCTCGAACACGTACACTTCCACATCATACTTACTCAATTCTCGTGCGATGAGAGCACCTACAGCACCAGCACCCACAATTCCTATGCGCATATTTTTAACCCCTTTCTGACTTTAGGTCTATCGAATGAAAAAGAGGTTTGGCACAACTATTCCCAGCATCGTCTGTACAAACTTTGTTTAATTAATATTAGGTTCAAGATTAGCTGATTTCCACCACGATTATATCATGAGCTTATATCCAAACCAAAAGACCTTGAATGTTTACCTTAGATGCTGAAACTTTGGAGTTCAAGATCGTGCAAGGAACCTTACGTGAAGCTCGCTGTTTCACCGTCTGTCTTTTAAAATCTCGATTTAAGTTCACATGTTTTTAAAAGCGATAGTCATATTATAATATCACTGGGAGGGATTACCTTGGGCCTAAAATTGCTCATTCATGAAGGTCAAAAAGAGTTTGATATCCTTGATGTCGAAGACAGTTACACATTATCCGAGAGAAGAGTTCTCAGAGTTCCACCCGTGACTTTAGAGTTCTACGATGCTGGGCGTTTCGTAGGCTTTGTAGAGCTCGACATTAGAGTCTTCAACAGGAATGCTTATATTACATTCTACGTTCCACGGGAAGAAAGGGGAAAGGGTTATGGGAAAATGATTCTACAGTTGGCACTTGAGCACGCCCGCAACGAAATGAACCTCCACAGGCTGACTGCAGAGGTGTACGAGTACAACATCCCGTCTATAAAGATTCTCGAATCGATTGGCTTCGAGCTTGAAGGAAGGTTGAAGGAGGCAAAGTATCACAGCGGTAGGTATTGGGATATCCTGGTCTTCGGGAAAATCCTGAATCCTTGATGAAGTTTTACTGAAAAATGCTTTGGATTTCGGTGAGGGAAGGGGGAGCGCGCATGGAGGTTAAGAGGCCGAGTTTTTTGAAGCTTTTCTTGCTCGGATTTGGTTTCTTTGGTATTAGTGTCGTTTGGCCTTTGTACAACGCTTACGTGCCCATCTTCTTAAAAGACTTCAAGCTCTCTTCAACGACCATCGGATTCGTCATGACCATCGACAACCTCTTTGCGATCGTCATGTTGCCACTTATCGGTGTGCTGAGCGACCAAACAAGAACAAGACTCGGACGACGGATGCCCTACATTCTTGTGGGAGCACCACTTGCGGCATTAACCTTCGCACTTATCCCGGTCACAAGAGCTTTTCAACTTCTGGCTCTGATGATGTTGAACATCGTGTTTATGAACTTCTTCATGGCACTGTTCAGATCCCCAGTTATTGCGTTGATGCCCGACATCACACCACCTGAGTACAGGAGCCAGGCTAACGGGGTTATAAACTTCATGGGCGGTTTGGGAGCACTCCTCGCATACTTTGCTGGAAAGCCGCTTTACGATAAGCACTACAGCCTCCCGTTCTACGCTGGAGCGCTCTTGATGCTTGTAGCACAAATCTTAGTGGTCCTTTTCATCAAAGAAGATGAGAAATACAAAGTTAAAGCTGGTGAACGAATAAAATTTGAAAACGTGTACAAGAAAACGTTCGAAGAACTCAAAGGTAACCTTGTCGATGTCTTTAAGAGCCGGGAAAAGAGTCTTTTAATGATGTTATTGTCTATACTGTTTTGGTTCATAGGCTACAACGCAATCGAGACGTTCTTCACCAGCTACGCGAAGTTCAGAATCGGCATATCCGAGAGTACCGGGGCACTAATACTGGGGTTCTTTTCCCTCTCGTTCATGTTATTCGCAATCCCGGCTGGATTTATAGGCTCAAAGATTGGAAGGCGTAAAACGATGACCACGGGATTGATTATCGTTTCGGTGGTGATACTACTCACACTCCTCGGTGCTTTGACAATTGGAAATAAAGACGCGATAATTCGGCTTTTCTTCGTGCTCTTTGCAATTGGTGGCCTTGGATGGTCCATGGTGAACGTGAACTCTTTGCCGACGATTGTAGACATGACGAGTGAAGAAAAGGTCGGAGGTTACACAGGTCTTTACTATTTCTTCTCCATGAGTGCCAACATTATCGCACCGCCACTTGCCGGCTTTTTCATCGACAAGTTGGGTTACGATTCCTTACTCGTTCTGTCCATAGTTTTCTTCATCCTTTCGCTGATAACCGTTCAGCGAGTTCGACGGGGGGATGTTAAGAGATAGGTTTTCCAAATCCGTATCAACATCATCGCATGACTATTTTGGCAGTTGATGAAGACATATTTACCAGTTAATTTATTGAAAAGATAATACAAGCTCCCTACCTTCCTGAATACCTCCTCAATTAGTAACACAGGATATTCGTACACATGTCCTGATACCATTAATTTTGCTTTCTCTGAATTTTTCATATGGCGTCATTCCTTTCATCCCTTTCCCGTTGTTCGGTCTGGCTTTGTTCCATGTGTCTTGCCATCTTTGCGCCTTGTCTAAAAATTCTTCCTTTCTCCTACATCTTTCCGCATGGATCATCAAAAAGTATTCATCATCCGCTCTGTGCGTGTTTTCTATTACCCCCATCAAATGTTTTGCCTTCGGTGGTATTTGGCCGATTTTATTGTGTTTTCACTTATCACAAGCCCATATTTCTTCTGCAAATACGTAGACAATCTTCTGTATCTAAATCCTGTCCTCTTTGCTTCTTCAACGATTATGTCTTCAAACTCTGATTTTAGCTTCTTAGGAGAGTTTTTCGGCCTTCTTGACTTATCTTCCAAACAATCGTACACAGCTCTTCTTACTGTTGCTCTTGCGATACCTAATATCTTTGCAGTCTTTGATACATTCCGGTTATTAGCTTCAAAGACCTTACGAACAACTTCTCTTGCTTTTTGAGGGGATATTTTTCTTAGCTCGTGGTATGATATAATATTCATGGGCTGACCTCCCATCCTGGAAGGAATTTGGTAGTACGATAAAAGGGGATGTTACACGTTTTAATTATATCAAACAGGATGGAGGCAGCCTCTATTCTTTTTAGAGCCCCATCTGTATTGTTTTGTTTTTCTACCTGGTAAGTATGTCCATACCTATTCGTGGACTCGGTAGAAAATCCTCTTGACACGTTTTGGAGTGTGTGGTAATATTCATATCGGCACTGATAAAGGGCCTGGGTGACCTGGTAGCTCAGCAGGTAGAGCACCTGACTTTTAATCAGGGGGTCGCGGGTTCGAATCCCGCCCGGGTCACCAGTAGCGGTGCGAGAGTGGCGGAACTGGCAGACGCGCTGGACTTAGAATCCAGTGGGGCCAAACCCCCGTGAGGGTTCAAATCCCTCCTCTCGCACCAAACGGGAAGGTAATAATTGGGCGGGTGTAGCTCAGCGGTAGAGCACTTGCTTGCCAAGCAAGGGGTCGCGGGTTCGAAACCCGTCACCCGCTCCAGAAGAGAGTGCCGAGGTGGCGGAATTGGCAGACGCACATGGTTGAGGGCCATGCGGCCATTGGGGCCGTGCGGGTTCAAGTCCCGCCCTCGGCACCAGCGATGGACGATGGGTTTCCATCGTCCTTTTTGTTCGATAATCAGCTCCTCCGCTTCGAACGTTTCGAGAGAATGAGTGGTCTAAATTAATGAGAGGTGCAAAAAATCTTCGAGGGGGCGAACGGTTTCGACGGGGGTAGGCCTCCTCGGGAAGCGAGCCGAGGTTGCCTGCCGTCCTCGTAAAAAAACGGCAGGGAAAAGATAAGTGCCAACGAATACGTTCCTCTCGCTGCCTAATTAGTTAAGGCAGCCGTCCACCACGAGGGTTGGCTGGCCCCTTGTGGTTGGGCGTGACCCAGCCAGCCAGGTAACCGGACTGCGCCTCACGGTCCGAGTTACCTTAGCCAGTGAGGCTGGTCACAACGGAGCCTGTCTGTGGGCGCCGTTGTGGCGAGAACTAAAACACAGACTGCGCTCGGAGATGCCCGAGGGGACTTACTTTCGGACGCGGGTTCGATTCCCGCCGCCTCCACCAGAAGGTTATAACGTTACCTTGCGGGATTTCCTCCTTCCGATTCGCCCGCCTGAATAAATTGAGCTGGAGGAAGAGTTATGCGGCAACGACCGAAGAACATAGAGTACGAGATTACGACCGCATGTAACTATACATGCGCGCATTGCTATTGCAACGCAGGAAAGAAATCGCGCGTTGAACTCTCAACGGAGGAAATTAAAAGCGTTATAGATCAACTTGTTGAGGCTGAAGCCGAGATTTTGGATATCGTTGGCGGCGAACCGATGTTGAGACCTGATCTACTTGATATCTTGGCTTA is drawn from Fervidobacterium thailandense and contains these coding sequences:
- a CDS encoding NAD(P)/FAD-dependent oxidoreductase → MREIPVDVLIIGAGAAGMGAALGAAREGVQKVVVIEREDRSGGILNQCIHNGFGLHYFREELTGPEYAERIRSILRDYENVEFKGEQFVKQIDYKNKTVVVVSREGIVLYKPKTLIVATGARERPMGGILLPGTRPAGIFTAGVAQRWINLENRKPGNRAVIIGSGDIGLIMARRLTLEGIKVEAVVERMPYPGGLERNIRQCLKDFDIPLYLSHTVIEVRGKDRVEEVVIAELDDNFKPIAGTEKVFKVDTLVLSVGLIPQTNLFKDFLQTDPWTKGIMCTSSGRTSMNWIFAAGNCTVIYDLVDWVTEEGEKAGKYAAFFVKKEHEMARFPVEKGQNIGILFPNYYEEGTNLSLYLRVKKPMERGIVRVKQRNNLLYNKLHANLMPSEMINVRIPEPKIGVGNIVVEVIEA
- a CDS encoding NAD(P)/FAD-dependent oxidoreductase, with protein sequence MRIGIVGAGAVGALIARELSKYDVEVYVFEKEFDVGMGVTKANSAIIHAGYDDEPGTVRAKFCAKGNEMYTTLSKELDIDFKRIGSLVLAFSDTELRVIEELYKRGLENGVPGLEIWDRDKILAHEPNVNQEVLAALWAPTAGIIEPWMIAIAAVENAVENGAKLFLNTEVKDIIVEHNHVRRVVTNRGEFELDVLVNAAGLYGDYVSKMAGVETLPIHPRKGEYILLDKEEFGGFVKSVLFPTPSTLGKGTLVTPTIDGGILVGPTAVDLPGERKFREDTSTTIQGFEFLMAKAFKMTPNIDFRSSIKTFAGLRPETPIKDFIVGRTRVEGFFNAIGTRSPGLTAAPAIASFMVEEIQEAMGVTFIRKDNFNPIRKRIRSYVQLPLDEWDKIIKEDPLAGNIVCSCNKVTEREIVEAIKRGARTVDGVKFRTRAMFGSCQGGFCGHKIMKILARELGVDVSDIVLRNEQTKILYGKVRT
- a CDS encoding GNAT family N-acetyltransferase, with amino-acid sequence MGLKLLIHEGQKEFDILDVEDSYTLSERRVLRVPPVTLEFYDAGRFVGFVELDIRVFNRNAYITFYVPREERGKGYGKMILQLALEHARNEMNLHRLTAEVYEYNIPSIKILESIGFELEGRLKEAKYHSGRYWDILVFGKILNP
- a CDS encoding SLC45 family MFS transporter; this encodes MEVKRPSFLKLFLLGFGFFGISVVWPLYNAYVPIFLKDFKLSSTTIGFVMTIDNLFAIVMLPLIGVLSDQTRTRLGRRMPYILVGAPLAALTFALIPVTRAFQLLALMMLNIVFMNFFMALFRSPVIALMPDITPPEYRSQANGVINFMGGLGALLAYFAGKPLYDKHYSLPFYAGALLMLVAQILVVLFIKEDEKYKVKAGERIKFENVYKKTFEELKGNLVDVFKSREKSLLMMLLSILFWFIGYNAIETFFTSYAKFRIGISESTGALILGFFSLSFMLFAIPAGFIGSKIGRRKTMTTGLIIVSVVILLTLLGALTIGNKDAIIRLFFVLFAIGGLGWSMVNVNSLPTIVDMTSEEKVGGYTGLYYFFSMSANIIAPPLAGFFIDKLGYDSLLVLSIVFFILSLITVQRVRRGDVKR